DNA from Triticum aestivum cultivar Chinese Spring chromosome 7D, IWGSC CS RefSeq v2.1, whole genome shotgun sequence:
CGGCGCCGATCAGGCGAGACTCTGCGAAGCCGCCCGTGGCCTCCGAGAGCTCCCTGTAGGATATCCTCGGGTGCTCCCTTTCCGTGGCCTGCTCCTCGATGTCCACGCGCCACGTCGAACGCTGCCTCTCTCTCGCCGTGGCCATCGACCGGCACCCGGCCGCGCACAGCATCATGCACACGGCCGCGACGATGCCGAACGCGGCGGGGACCACCGCACGCCGGCGATCGGCACGTCTCGCGCCGCACGTCGCAATGCCGGGAATATGCCCGGCGCTGCAGAGGCTGGGGTTGCCTCGGAACGCCGCCGCGGACAGGTTCGCTAGCACGCCGGCGTGGGGCACCACGCCGGAGAAGTTGTTGTAGGAGAAGTCCGCGTCCCGGAGCGACGTGGACACCTGCAGGGACTCTGGCAGGGCACCCGAGAGCCCGTTCCGCGACACGTCGATCGCCTCCAGGAACGGCAGCGCCGCGACGGCTTCCGGGAGCGCGCCCCGCAGCGCGTTGCCGGAGAGGTTGAGGTACTCGAGCGCGACGCAGCCACCGAGCTGCGACGGGATCGTGCTGGCGAGCTCGTTGGACGACAGGTCGAGAGCGAGGATCATGTCCATCTTGCTGAGCTCGAGAGGGAGAGAGCCCTCCAGGTGGTTGTTGGAGAGGTTCAGGTACAGCTTGAGGTTGCTCATGGCGGCGACGTGCGACGGGATCTTGCCTTGGAGGCCATTGTAGGAGAGGTCGAGGATTTCGAGGTTGTCGCACTCGCCGAGGCTAGGCGGAATGGCACCGGCAAGGCGGTTGTGGTGCAGCATCAGCCTCCTGAGCTGCGTGAGATTGGAGAACGTGTCCGGGATGGCGCCGGCGAGGCGGTTGCCGGAGAGGTCGAGGAGGCCGAGGTGCGGTAGCTCACCGATGGACCGGgggatctcgccggagaggaggTTGTTGGAGAGGTACAGCTGCTCGAGCCGCCGCATGCGCGATAAGTCCGGCGGGATGGAGCCGTTGATGAGGTTATTGGAGAGGTTGAGGTACGTGAGGTTGACGAGGCCGGAGATGTTAGGCGGGATGGAGCCCGAGATGGCGTTGTCCTCAAGGTGGATCTGCCGGAAGCTGCGCGAGAGCTCGCCGATGAACGACGGCAGCCTACCGCCGAGGCCGTtcccggcgagctcgagctcctgcAGGCGAGTACAGTTGCGTAGggagaggaagaaggggtcgagGTTGGTGTTGCCGTCGTGGCTGGATAGGTTGTTGTAGGAGAGGTAGAGGTATTGTAGCCGCGGCAACCTGTCGAACACCCGAGACGGCAGCTCGCCGGCGAGGTAGTTGGACTCGAAGTCGACCCACTCGAGAATGGCTGAGTTGGACAGCGCCGGCGGGATCGGGCCGGACAGTTCGTTAGACCAAAGAAGGAGGTACCGGAGGCTGGGGAGGCGGCACTCGCCGGAGTACGGGATGTCGCCGGCGAGGGAGTTGTTGGCGAGGTCCATGTACTGCAGCGCAGAGCAATTGCAGAAGAGAGTGCTTGGGATGCCGCCGGAGAGCCGGTTGCCGCTGAGGTCGAGGTAGTAGAGCTCCCGGAGGAGCCCGATGCCGGCGGGGATCGCGCCCTCGAGTAAATTGTTCGTCAGGCTCAGCTGCGTCAGCCTCGACAGCGTGCCCAGCTCCTCAGGGACCTCCCCGGCGAACGCGTTGCTGGACAAATCAAGAACCGAGATGAAGGACAGCCGCCCCAGCGCCGGCGAGAGCACGCCGCGGATCCCACGGCCGCTGAGCACCAGCTGGGTGACGCGCCGCCTGCGGTCACACGCGACGCCGGTCCAGTTGCAGAACCGCGGGGAGCGGCCCCAGTCGGCGAGGGCGCCGCCGGGGTCTGCCGAGACGCCGGAGAGGAAGCCGAGGAGCGCAGACCGGTCGTCTGCTGctcctggtgccatggcggcggcggagacAGCGATCGGCATGATGAGGCCGATATGGAGGATGACGATGATTGGGATGGCGAGCAACTTGGCCATTGGGGCCGGCAGGACGTGGGTGGTGGCCGTGAGGATGAGGTGGACGTGCACAGTGCACTGGCGATCATCTGATAGCTACGTCTGCTACAATGCCGTGGTTTTATGGGGAGCGGGAGAGCTTGGAGGAAGCAGCTGGAGGTGCAGACGAGGCGCGCGGGGGAGAAGGTGGCTGCCTAACTTAACCAGGCCGCGTGCGCCTGGATTTGGCGCCAAAACGCCAAATGTTTGACTTGGGACGAGGGTGTGGACGTACGTGTGCGTGTACAACTTGCTTTGGTGAATGGTGACGGATTGATCTCGGTTGGGGTTGGAGAAGCAAGTCAAACCCATGCTGGTTTAGTTTTGTTTATCCACGAGATGATGATATTAGTCAAAGTACGCGTCAAATTGTTCAAACATCGTGCTGGTAAATTAAGTGATTATTATCCAAGCAGGGTTGTACTAGTTCATAACACGTAATGTTGTCGTCAGATGAACAAAATAGCACTATAGCAATACCTGAAAGATCATCTTTTTTTTTCGTTGTTCCATTGCTAGATTGTTGTGGATGGTCATGAAGTGCTCTtttggcatgcatgcatgacatTCCTCATAACATTCAAAACTTGTTTGGGACTTGGATCAGGAAGTTTGATAAAAATGACAGAGATCTTATGACAGTTGGGATCTCTGCTATTTTCTGGACATTATGGAAACTTAGAAACAAAGTTGTATATGATAACAGTAGGATTATTGATCCCTGCGTTCCAATTAACATATTATTAAATGGTTGCATGAGTGGAATGTATTGCAGAAAAACCAAGGAAAAGTAAAGCGAATGACGGTGGGTGTAAGGCAGGTTGAACAGGTTGCGGAGAAGATCTTCAGAGCGGCACACGGCTGGAGAGCAGGGGTCCCGAGGCTTGAAGGATGATAAGCTGTTCCTTGGCTCCTTCCTTGCTAGAGATGAAGATCCTTCTTTTCTGCACCCTAGATAGCCTGGTTTTTTCTGCTATGTTATCTTAGTTGGTATCTACTACTATAACAGAACTGAGTACCCTTCGCTGCTTTTGAATGTTGTTGTATGGAGCAGCATTATCGTCTCCGGGCTAGCATCCTGGCGGCTGTGCTGGGGTGAGAGGCCTGTCGCTTGTGGCTGTTGGGAGGAGGGAGGGATGCCTCCTTCTCTCACGGCATCTCAAGTTCTCTTGGGTAGTTCCTTCTTTTAGTTCTAGGTATGCTGTAAAAGACAGTGTGGTTTCTTTTAATGGAAATCGGAGAGGGAgctctctttttcaaaaaaaaaaaaatctgaaagGACTTTGGTTCCATTCCTTGTTTTGAGGTTTTGTCTTCTTTTTTTTTAGACAACTAAGGAATAACTATTTTGAAGTCGATAGGATACTACAAATTATTTGATTTGAACATTAAGTTCCACGTGAAATATAAAGGGGTGAAAATACCCTAGTCTAACATCCATGATTATCGACCGAGAATAACTATTCCTCTAAAATTGACTTAGAAATAGTCACTTCATTTTACTCTGACTAGACACAATATGATCTCCAAATTAACAAAGATATTTTACAATGCACCATGAGGGACGTTGTCTCTAAATGGATAGTGCAACGAGAATATGAGA
Protein-coding regions in this window:
- the LOC123163738 gene encoding putative leucine-rich repeat receptor-like serine/threonine-protein kinase At2g24130, whose product is MAKLLAIPIIVILHIGLIMPIAVSAAAMAPGAADDRSALLGFLSGVSADPGGALADWGRSPRFCNWTGVACDRRRRVTQLVLSGRGIRGVLSPALGRLSFISVLDLSSNAFAGEVPEELGTLSRLTQLSLTNNLLEGAIPAGIGLLRELYYLDLSGNRLSGGIPSTLFCNCSALQYMDLANNSLAGDIPYSGECRLPSLRYLLLWSNELSGPIPPALSNSAILEWVDFESNYLAGELPSRVFDRLPRLQYLYLSYNNLSSHDGNTNLDPFFLSLRNCTRLQELELAGNGLGGRLPSFIGELSRSFRQIHLEDNAISGSIPPNISGLVNLTYLNLSNNLINGSIPPDLSRMRRLEQLYLSNNLLSGEIPRSIGELPHLGLLDLSGNRLAGAIPDTFSNLTQLRRLMLHHNRLAGAIPPSLGECDNLEILDLSYNGLQGKIPSHVAAMSNLKLYLNLSNNHLEGSLPLELSKMDMILALDLSSNELASTIPSQLGGCVALEYLNLSGNALRGALPEAVAALPFLEAIDVSRNGLSGALPESLQVSTSLRDADFSYNNFSGVVPHAGVLANLSAAAFRGNPSLCSAGHIPGIATCGARRADRRRAVVPAAFGIVAAVCMMLCAAGCRSMATARERQRSTWRVDIEEQATEREHPRISYRELSEATGGFAESRLIGAGRFGRVYEGTLRGGARVAVKVLADPKGGGEVSVSFKRECEALRRTRHKNLIRVITTCSTASFNALVLPLMPHGSLEAHLYPHDDDGDDGGGGSRLGFRQLVGIASDVAEGMAYLHHYAPVRVVHCDLKPSNVLLDDGMRAVISDFGIARLVAGAEASSDDSAAPCNSIATGLLQGSVGYIAPEYGLGGHPSARGDVYSFGVLILELLTGKRPTDVIFDEGLTLHDWVRRLYPHDVAGALAHAPWLRREGVPLPVADMAVVELMELGLACTQHSPALRPTMADVCHEITMIKDGLAKHAGADDGDRSFSTIKDSLFSNSS